ATTGCAGGCTTTGATCAGGCTTTTGGACGATCCTGATGAAAAAGTTTTCAGCAATGTATCTCAGCGACTCAAAAATTACGGTACTGAAATAATTCCAGAATTGGAAGGTGCCTGGGAAACACAATATGAACCCGAAATTCAAAGCCGTATTGAGGATATTATTCACAGCATCCAGTTCAGTGAGGTTTTTCAGGATTTTATAGATTACCTGGAAACCGACCCCGAGAATTTACTCAAGGGCGCAATTCTTGTTGCACGCTACCGCTATCCCGATACTGACGAGGCAGAATTGCTCGGGCAAATAGAAAAGATAAGACGAGCAGTTTGGCTGGAGTTGAATTATGACCTTACTCCATTTGAACAAATCAATGTTATAAACCGTGTTTTCTTTGGTTTTTTTGGTTTCAAAGCGGAATATTATTCACAGTTTGATCCCAAAGCATTTTTTCTTCCTCAGGTTTTGGAGGCTAAAAGGGGAAGCAGCCTGATTGTTTCTATACTCTACATGATTGTTGCGCAAGAATTGGACATTCCTATTTATGGAGTGCATATTCCCATGAATTTTTCCATTGCCTATTGTCACGATTTTATTGAGCATTTTGCCCCTGAAGATGATTATAGAATGCAGGTACAGTTTTATATCAATCCGCTGAATAAAGGCCAGGTTTTCAGTGAAAATGAAATTGGTGATTACCTGAAGAAGATGAGGATTCCCAATGATGAATCATTTTTTAAGCCAATTGACAATAAGCACTGTATCAAACTGTTGCTTGCCGATCTTAAAAAAACATTTGAAGCAGATAAGGCTTACCCCCGTATCGAGGAAATCACAATGTTGATGCGTTTGTTTTAACCTGTTCCAGTAATTATTTAAGCGCTGAGCACTAAAGAATTTCCTAACACAGTTTTTAGGGTGTTTCTGCAAATTTATTCTGCCTGCTTATTTTTCAATTATCCGTATCTTTGTGTTTAAATTCCCAACAAAGCCTCACAAATTTCGCCTTCCTTTTTTGATGAATTATAAAGTAAAAGTTTATCTTATTTCCGGCAATTTGTCGGCATAAAACGCACGATTCATGAATTATATCCGCGCAGAAAATATTTCTAAAGATTACGGTGAACGTCTTTTGTTCAGCGGGCTTACATTTGGAATCAACAAAGGCGATAAAACTGCCCTGATTGCCAATAACGGCACCGGAAAATCTACACTGCTGAATATCCTGGCGGGATTGGATGTGCCTCAGGATGGAGAAGTGATTCGCAAGGAAGGGCTTCGAATTGGCTATTTGCAGCAGAATCCTGAATTTGATCCGAAACTGAGCATCAATGATTTGTTCAAAGGAGAAGGCTCTTATGTACTGAAAATCATCAGGGAATATGAAGCTGCTGTGGATGCGCAAACAGAAGCTTATAATGAACAGACACAAAAGCGTTTTGAGGAAGCCTCAATTAAAATGGATCAGGTAGAAGGCTGGGATTATGAACAGCGACTGGAATCTGTACTCACTCAATTCGGCATTACCGACCTTTCTCAAAAAACAGCTACACTTTCCGGTGGTCAGAAAAAACGGCTTGCCCTGGCACATATTCTTTTAGATCATCCCGATCTTTTGATTTTGGATGAGCCGACCAACCACCTGGATGTGGAAATGATAGAGTGGCTGGAAAGTTATCTGAAACAATCGAATATCACTTTTTTCATTGTTACGCACGATCGTTATTTTCTCGATCGCATTTGCAATCATATCCTGGAGCTGGAAGACAATCAATTGTACCGGCACAAGGGCAATTACGAGCTGTTTTTAAAGAATAAAGAGGAACGTGAAGTGGTTTTTCAAACGGAGACGGATAAGGCCAAAAAACAGATGAAAAAAGAGCTGGAATGGATTCGCAGAATGCCCAAAGCGCGTACTACCAAATCTAAATCCAGAATTGATGCTTTTGAAGATATCAAAGCCAAAGCTTCACGTAAAAAAAGTAAGCATGACCTGAAACTGGAAGTGAAAATGTCTCGCATTGGCGGAAAAATCCTTGAACTCAAAAAAGTCTATAAGAGCTATGGAGAAATTAATATACTCAATGGTTTTGATTACAGCTTTAAGAAAGGAGAGCGCATAGGTGTTGTGGGCAAAAATGGTGTGGGTAAATCCACATTCCTCAATCTGCTTACCGGAAAAGAACAGCCCGATTCGGGTAAAATTAAAAGTGGAGAGACTATTGTCTATGGGTATTACACACAGGATGGCCTCAATCTGAAAGAAGACAAACGCGTAATTGAAGTATTGAAAGATATAGCCGATGTAATAGAGCTGGCGAATGGAGCTAAGATCACTGCCTCGCAGTTTTTACAGCATTTTATGTTTCCTCCTGAAATGCAATATACTTTTGTTTCGAAGCTTAGTGGTGGTGAAAAAAGAAGATTGTATTTGCTCACGGTTTTGATCAAAAATCCCAATTTCCTGATATTGGATGAACCGACCAATGACCTTGACATTCTCACGCTCAATAAGTTGGAAGAATTCC
The sequence above is drawn from the Chitinophagales bacterium genome and encodes:
- a CDS encoding transglutaminase-like domain-containing protein, encoding MEERKKQSKLLKSQDTSELQALIRLLDDPDEKVFSNVSQRLKNYGTEIIPELEGAWETQYEPEIQSRIEDIIHSIQFSEVFQDFIDYLETDPENLLKGAILVARYRYPDTDEAELLGQIEKIRRAVWLELNYDLTPFEQINVINRVFFGFFGFKAEYYSQFDPKAFFLPQVLEAKRGSSLIVSILYMIVAQELDIPIYGVHIPMNFSIAYCHDFIEHFAPEDDYRMQVQFYINPLNKGQVFSENEIGDYLKKMRIPNDESFFKPIDNKHCIKLLLADLKKTFEADKAYPRIEEITMLMRLF
- a CDS encoding ABC-F family ATP-binding cassette domain-containing protein; the encoded protein is MNYIRAENISKDYGERLLFSGLTFGINKGDKTALIANNGTGKSTLLNILAGLDVPQDGEVIRKEGLRIGYLQQNPEFDPKLSINDLFKGEGSYVLKIIREYEAAVDAQTEAYNEQTQKRFEEASIKMDQVEGWDYEQRLESVLTQFGITDLSQKTATLSGGQKKRLALAHILLDHPDLLILDEPTNHLDVEMIEWLESYLKQSNITFFIVTHDRYFLDRICNHILELEDNQLYRHKGNYELFLKNKEEREVVFQTETDKAKKQMKKELEWIRRMPKARTTKSKSRIDAFEDIKAKASRKKSKHDLKLEVKMSRIGGKILELKKVYKSYGEINILNGFDYSFKKGERIGVVGKNGVGKSTFLNLLTGKEQPDSGKIKSGETIVYGYYTQDGLNLKEDKRVIEVLKDIADVIELANGAKITASQFLQHFMFPPEMQYTFVSKLSGGEKRRLYLLTVLIKNPNFLILDEPTNDLDILTLNKLEEFLMHFPGCLILVSHDRYFMDQLIDHLFIFKGDGVIKDFNGNYTDYRESLKVEAAETKQAEQKAKKAENVKSTAPVPPRKKLTYKDKLEYETLEKEIEKLEAEKTELEKQMANESANADHEILLEKSQRLSEVMKAIDEKTLRWMELEEVQQQ